One Turneriella parva DSM 21527 genomic region harbors:
- a CDS encoding M24 family metallopeptidase, whose protein sequence is MSKEFYTETDLSNFAECQRLAYDAVVATAKRLTAGVTEREAAQMIDEEVRARGMSRYFHAPFAWFGSRTAFQGIDRPLDTRAFPSKLLPPHFGQKFMPTETRLEEGMGVILDVAPILNDCSADVGYAFAFGRNERIEKALDDLAVFRPLILAGVCKEKTMAEIYEDVEAALMDLGYENCHAKYPQGVLGHKVGKIPTRLIPRIPVMRFEVSTFLYLASEELSRLINPWDNHTALWSADSRVSADPGLWAVEPHIGMLHHGRVDAPSVTGLGRAKDGERPSEDFGVKWEEIIHVTENNAYYLDDNLPHVNRWAERQVAV, encoded by the coding sequence ATGTCCAAGGAATTCTATACAGAAACAGACCTGTCAAACTTCGCCGAATGCCAGCGCCTCGCGTACGACGCGGTGGTCGCCACGGCCAAGCGCCTCACCGCAGGTGTTACAGAGCGTGAGGCGGCGCAGATGATCGATGAAGAGGTGCGCGCGCGCGGCATGAGCCGCTACTTTCACGCGCCGTTCGCCTGGTTCGGCAGCCGCACCGCGTTTCAGGGCATCGACCGGCCGCTCGACACGCGAGCGTTTCCCTCGAAACTTCTACCTCCTCATTTTGGCCAAAAGTTCATGCCGACCGAAACCCGCCTTGAAGAGGGTATGGGCGTGATTCTCGACGTCGCGCCGATTCTGAATGACTGCTCGGCCGATGTCGGTTATGCATTTGCATTCGGCCGCAACGAACGCATCGAAAAGGCACTCGACGATCTCGCGGTTTTCAGGCCGCTTATTCTTGCGGGTGTCTGCAAAGAGAAAACCATGGCAGAAATCTATGAGGATGTAGAAGCGGCACTCATGGATCTCGGCTACGAAAACTGCCACGCCAAATACCCGCAGGGCGTTCTCGGCCACAAGGTCGGCAAGATACCCACACGCTTAATACCGCGTATTCCCGTCATGCGCTTTGAAGTCTCGACGTTTCTTTATCTCGCGTCAGAAGAACTTTCACGCCTTATTAATCCGTGGGACAACCACACAGCGCTTTGGAGCGCCGATTCACGCGTGAGCGCCGACCCGGGACTCTGGGCAGTTGAACCGCACATCGGTATGCTGCATCATGGGCGCGTAGACGCGCCGTCGGTCACCGGACTCGGCCGAGCCAAGGATGGCGAAAGGCCGAGCGAGGATTTTGGTGTCAAATGGGAAGAAATTATCCACGTCACCGAAAACAACGCCTATTACCTCGACGACAATCTGCCGCATGTCAACCGCTGGGCCGAACGCCAGGTAGCAGTCTGA
- a CDS encoding urate hydroxylase PuuD — MDITIFADHGTFLFRYFHIIGGVLWIGVLWYLNFVQGGYVAALDAAGQTAAKQKLFPKVMWYFRYGALLTFLTGLGLIGLKGFDPISGRIVGDPSWNIWFAKIYPGFMFATIMFVNVWFVIWPRQKKIIAAANGEKIDGVPQMARRAFLASRTNTFLSIPMLFYMAAANNLILPGITAEKLNAWLIVTTVVLLLIEANALFTSNDPAKKPVTFKPLESVKGVIHMGFLLTILLYIGVELMLK, encoded by the coding sequence CGGTGGAGTCCTTTGGATAGGTGTACTTTGGTACCTTAACTTTGTACAAGGTGGATACGTAGCCGCGCTCGACGCAGCCGGACAAACCGCTGCAAAACAAAAGCTTTTCCCCAAAGTCATGTGGTACTTTCGCTACGGGGCACTTCTGACATTTCTCACGGGTCTCGGGCTAATTGGCTTGAAAGGTTTTGACCCGATAAGTGGTCGTATCGTCGGTGATCCATCGTGGAATATTTGGTTCGCAAAAATTTATCCAGGCTTCATGTTTGCGACAATCATGTTCGTTAATGTCTGGTTTGTTATCTGGCCACGCCAGAAAAAAATCATCGCAGCAGCAAACGGCGAAAAAATCGATGGCGTACCGCAAATGGCAAGACGCGCATTTCTCGCATCGCGGACTAACACCTTTCTTTCAATACCAATGCTATTCTATATGGCAGCGGCAAATAACCTGATTCTACCTGGTATTACAGCAGAAAAGCTTAACGCCTGGCTTATCGTTACGACTGTCGTGCTTCTGCTGATCGAGGCAAACGCCCTTTTTACGTCAAATGACCCGGCGAAAAAACCGGTCACATTCAAACCCCTTGAATCAGTCAAGGGTGTAATTCACATGGGTTTCTTGCTGACTATCTTACTTTACATCGGCGTCGAGTTGATGTTGAAATAA
- a CDS encoding metal-dependent hydrolase: MERKSPEQIKLHRIDVQFDETLPNHWFGGNAFLTHMLNTWTAIFPDAERYFVRWSKKALAEVTDPKIKKDIQGFIGQETMHATQHEKLWSVLKAQGYNLDPVVWVVGKVAFEWLESVIPDKTNYALVAGLEHFTAMFGEIYFENPELVNQMHPEMKRLFEWHAAEEVEHKAVAYDQLLAIDDSYALRTGVMNVAVVGFYLITLGNTLYFMAQDKSLFKAKEWLTMFDVFFGKYDLARKTVVKFLEYYKPDFHPWDNQNYHLAQPTLAKYEKRAS, from the coding sequence ATGGAACGTAAATCACCCGAACAGATCAAACTCCACCGCATCGACGTGCAGTTCGACGAAACGCTGCCGAACCACTGGTTCGGGGGTAATGCCTTTCTGACGCACATGCTCAACACATGGACGGCGATTTTTCCCGATGCCGAGCGCTATTTCGTACGCTGGTCGAAGAAGGCGCTTGCCGAGGTCACCGACCCTAAAATCAAAAAAGACATTCAAGGCTTTATCGGGCAAGAGACGATGCACGCGACGCAACACGAAAAGCTGTGGAGTGTTCTGAAAGCGCAGGGCTATAACCTCGACCCGGTAGTCTGGGTCGTCGGCAAGGTGGCGTTTGAATGGCTCGAAAGTGTGATACCCGACAAAACCAATTACGCGCTTGTGGCCGGGCTCGAGCATTTCACCGCGATGTTCGGCGAGATCTATTTCGAAAACCCCGAACTCGTGAACCAGATGCACCCCGAGATGAAGCGCCTATTCGAGTGGCATGCGGCAGAAGAGGTCGAGCACAAGGCAGTCGCCTACGACCAGCTGCTCGCGATCGATGACAGCTATGCACTGCGCACCGGCGTCATGAATGTGGCCGTCGTGGGCTTCTACCTCATCACGCTAGGCAATACGCTCTATTTCATGGCGCAGGATAAATCACTCTTCAAAGCCAAAGAATGGCTGACGATGTTCGATGTCTTTTTTGGAAAATACGATCTGGCGAGAAAAACGGTGGTGAAGTTTTTGGAGTATTACAAACCCGACTTTCACCCCTGGGATAACCAGAATTACCATCTGGCGCAGCCGACGCTGGCGAAATATGAAAAGAGAGCATCGTGA